From one Candidatus Binataceae bacterium genomic stretch:
- a CDS encoding SDR family oxidoreductase, with protein MNAGLKTLHRLSAARYQLELRQTSREKHMRVGVAARNPDKPVLQNLEKTHGVRRNACDASEPAAVELLFQKVVRDLGAPILVVNSIDGRVEGILRKGIIEADPGLALETLKNSAFSAFLVGQQATRLMRENQPNANGTKGTIIFTNASAALKGFPLSGAFAMECQAKAGLAQSMARELMPQGIHVANVPIDAAIGWTQEDRTRAHRLAGTSVDDNMADPDYIAETYLQLHRQHRSTWAFEVVLRPWVEKW; from the coding sequence ATGAACGCGGGACTCAAGACGTTGCACCGTTTGTCGGCGGCCCGGTATCAGCTCGAGTTGCGCCAGACTAGTCGCGAAAAACATATGCGCGTGGGCGTCGCAGCCAGGAACCCGGACAAACCGGTCCTGCAGAATCTCGAGAAGACGCACGGCGTGCGCCGCAACGCGTGCGATGCCAGCGAACCTGCCGCCGTGGAGCTGCTCTTCCAGAAGGTTGTTCGAGACCTTGGGGCTCCCATACTGGTTGTCAACAGCATTGACGGCCGGGTTGAGGGCATTTTGCGGAAAGGGATTATCGAAGCCGACCCGGGCCTGGCGCTCGAGACACTCAAGAACTCAGCATTCAGCGCCTTTCTGGTAGGTCAGCAGGCAACTCGACTCATGCGCGAAAACCAGCCCAACGCCAACGGCACGAAAGGAACGATCATCTTCACCAACGCCAGCGCGGCCCTTAAAGGTTTCCCCTTGAGCGGCGCCTTTGCGATGGAATGCCAGGCCAAGGCTGGACTCGCGCAAAGTATGGCACGGGAACTGATGCCGCAGGGTATCCATGTAGCCAATGTACCGATCGACGCCGCGATCGGCTGGACCCAGGAAGACCGTACCCGCGCCCACCGCCTGGCAGGCACCAGCGTAGACGACAACATGGCCGACCCGGACTACATCGCGGAAACCTATCTGCAGCTCCATCGTCAGCACCGGTCAACTTGGGCGTTCGAGGTGGTGCTACGGCCGTGGGTCGAGAAGTGGTAA